Proteins found in one Desulfurellaceae bacterium genomic segment:
- a CDS encoding alpha/beta hydrolase produces the protein MAHIQTNDVKLYVEETGAGDAIVFAHEFGGDYRSWSPQVRHFADRYRCITYSARGYPPSEVPEDEARYGQQLSTDDVAGVLDALGVERAFVVGLSMGAYTGLMFAMQHPERVHGLVFASGGSGAYPHTRKQFLADTRKVADTMLASNSVDSAGIATGPSRVQLQNKNPQVWEQFAQHLSEHSARGSAYTLRHVQAERPSLYDFAAELRAMTTPTLLLVGDEDESCLDVNLYLKRSMPYAGLSILAKSGHLLNLEEPERFNQLLEEFFLTVKAGRWQRRDPRSETLSAFGQRS, from the coding sequence ATGGCCCACATACAGACGAACGACGTGAAGCTCTATGTTGAGGAGACGGGTGCTGGCGATGCCATTGTCTTTGCCCACGAGTTTGGCGGCGATTATCGCAGCTGGTCGCCCCAGGTTCGGCACTTTGCCGACCGCTACCGGTGCATCACCTACAGCGCGCGCGGCTACCCGCCGTCCGAGGTGCCCGAAGACGAGGCGCGCTACGGTCAGCAGCTGTCAACCGATGATGTGGCGGGCGTACTCGACGCGCTTGGTGTCGAGCGCGCCTTTGTGGTTGGGCTCAGCATGGGCGCCTACACGGGCCTGATGTTCGCCATGCAGCATCCCGAGCGCGTTCATGGGCTCGTCTTTGCCAGCGGGGGGTCCGGGGCGTATCCACACACGCGGAAACAGTTTCTGGCCGACACCCGGAAAGTCGCCGACACCATGCTGGCCAGCAATTCGGTCGATTCGGCGGGCATTGCGACCGGCCCCAGCCGGGTGCAGCTCCAGAACAAGAACCCCCAGGTGTGGGAGCAATTCGCCCAGCATCTGTCGGAGCACTCGGCCCGCGGCTCGGCCTATACCCTGCGCCACGTCCAGGCCGAGCGCCCATCCCTGTACGATTTTGCGGCTGAGCTGCGGGCCATGACGACCCCGACCCTGTTGCTGGTCGGCGACGAAGACGAGTCGTGTCTCGACGTGAACCTGTATCTCAAGCGCAGCATGCCGTACGCGGGTCTGAGCATCCTGGCCAAAAGCGGCCATCTGTTGAATCTCGAAGAACCCGAGCGTTTCAACCAGCTCCTGGAGGAGTTCTTTCTGACGGTCAAAGCCGGACGCTGGCAGCGCCGGGACCCCAGGTCCGAGACGCTGAGCGCGTTCGGTCAGCGGTCGTAG
- a CDS encoding amidohydrolase, translated as MLTRLLFLEGVMLEEKIGGEIHSSLGHRHADTRPGAWDPQARLADQDLDHVRAEVIYPGMLGLHFFYIRDAAYQREVMRVYNDWLAEFCASAPDRLLGTAFLPLRGPIEWACAEARRVATLGLRAVSIPGEVEERPYSHADYGPLWATLQELGLPVSTHAGTGTGEELLLKCDRIGFGVGLVDGKIGMVMRAMADLIWSAVPQRYPGLRFVLAEGGIGWIASVLTYMDHWWQDHRRWMEPRLDEAPSFYFRRQFWATFEDDRAGILTRELLGVERLMWGADYPHTEGTFPRSQEQIARDFAGVPDAEVYRMVAGNAARLYGLDG; from the coding sequence ATGTTGACACGTTTACTCTTTCTGGAAGGCGTAATGCTCGAAGAGAAAATCGGCGGTGAGATCCACTCCTCGCTCGGACACCGGCACGCCGATACCCGGCCGGGGGCCTGGGACCCCCAGGCGCGTTTGGCCGACCAGGACTTGGACCACGTGCGCGCCGAGGTGATTTATCCCGGCATGCTGGGCCTGCACTTCTTCTATATCCGTGACGCCGCATATCAACGAGAGGTGATGCGGGTGTATAACGACTGGCTGGCCGAGTTCTGTGCCAGCGCCCCGGACCGCCTGTTGGGTACGGCCTTTCTGCCCCTGCGCGGACCGATCGAGTGGGCCTGTGCGGAGGCCCGGCGGGTGGCCACACTCGGTCTGCGGGCTGTCTCAATCCCGGGCGAGGTCGAGGAGCGTCCCTACTCACACGCCGACTATGGGCCGCTGTGGGCGACCTTGCAGGAGCTGGGCCTGCCGGTCTCGACCCACGCTGGGACCGGAACCGGCGAAGAACTCCTGCTCAAGTGCGACCGGATCGGTTTTGGCGTGGGCCTGGTAGACGGGAAGATTGGGATGGTCATGCGGGCTATGGCCGACCTGATCTGGAGCGCGGTGCCGCAGCGCTATCCCGGGCTGCGTTTTGTCTTGGCCGAGGGGGGCATTGGCTGGATCGCCTCGGTCCTGACCTATATGGATCACTGGTGGCAGGACCACCGGCGCTGGATGGAACCCCGGCTCGACGAGGCGCCAAGCTTTTACTTTCGGCGTCAGTTCTGGGCGACCTTCGAGGATGACCGGGCGGGAATCCTGACCCGGGAGCTGCTCGGCGTGGAGCGTCTGATGTGGGGCGCGGACTACCCCCACACCGAGGGGACGTTTCCCCGCTCACAGGAGCAGATCGCCAGAGATTTTGCCGGGGTGCCGGACGCTGAGGTGTATCGCATGGTGGCCGGCAACGCGGCCCGGCTGTACGGGCTCGACGGTTGA
- a CDS encoding DUF169 domain-containing protein, translating to MTQPSTTTAHEQPSYDWPVLIDELNRRLHLRATPIGMKWFTSVEDMEAIPRIRRPKNIHTADQLVAQAARLNWTVGLTAKDLVGAQCSAVLGLSPQDEEWRCGKAMAGVWFETQQDSAAHQQAMDVVPYGRYQALAVSPLVSGRLKPPDICLIYATPAQMILLINGLQWTGYRKMQWGSVGESACADSWGRAKLTGEPSVSIPCYAERRYGGVLEDELLMAMPPAYLPKALEGLARLARNGLSYPIPQYGIQSDARAGLGFSYKDVK from the coding sequence ATGACACAGCCATCAACCACCACCGCCCACGAGCAGCCGAGCTATGACTGGCCCGTGCTGATTGACGAACTCAACCGCCGTTTGCACCTGCGCGCCACGCCAATCGGCATGAAGTGGTTCACCTCGGTCGAAGATATGGAGGCAATTCCCCGGATCCGGCGGCCCAAAAATATCCACACCGCCGACCAGCTCGTCGCCCAGGCCGCCCGGCTCAACTGGACTGTCGGCCTGACGGCAAAAGACCTGGTCGGCGCCCAGTGCTCGGCCGTGCTGGGTCTCTCGCCCCAGGACGAGGAGTGGCGGTGCGGCAAAGCCATGGCCGGGGTATGGTTTGAGACCCAGCAGGACTCGGCCGCCCACCAGCAAGCCATGGATGTCGTACCCTACGGCCGCTACCAGGCCCTGGCGGTCTCGCCGCTGGTGTCCGGACGGCTCAAGCCACCGGATATCTGTCTGATTTACGCCACCCCGGCTCAAATGATTCTGCTGATCAACGGCCTGCAATGGACGGGCTACAGAAAAATGCAGTGGGGCAGCGTGGGCGAGTCGGCCTGTGCCGACTCCTGGGGGCGGGCCAAGCTGACCGGGGAGCCGAGCGTGTCGATTCCGTGTTATGCCGAGCGGCGCTACGGGGGCGTGCTTGAGGATGAGCTGCTGATGGCCATGCCGCCCGCCTACCTGCCGAAAGCCCTGGAGGGTCTGGCCCGGCTGGCCAGGAACGGGCTGTCCTATCCCATTCCCCAGTACGGCATTCAGAGCGATGCGCGGGCGGGCCTGGGCTTCAGCTACAAAGACGTCAAGTAA